DNA from Fibrobacter sp. UWH6:
GGTATTTCTGTTACGGAAATAAAGATAACAAATAATGAAAAAAAACAAGTGGTACTGTACAAAAAACGTTCATTTCCTACATTTTTGTAAGTTAGTTTTTCAGCAGATTTTACAATTGCGTTTTTTGATTAAATTTAAAGGGTCATACTTCCAAAAACCTACATTTTTGTAAGCCCACTATTTTCACTCTAATTTGTAAACATAGTTTTACACTTCATTTTACGAAAAACGTCATCCCAACCCCCTTAAACAGACAAAAAGAGCCCCCTTTCGAGGGCTCTTCATTACAATTTTTGGAAAAAATCGGGCTCAGTCCGTCTAACTTTACTTGACCGTCTGAACAAGTACTTCGTGAAGCAGACCATTGCTGAAAATAACCTGTTCCGCATCCACGAACTGCATTTCGGAACCGTCGATATGGGTAGAACGGCCACCGGCCTCTTCCACAAGAAGGGCGATAGCGGCAATATCCCAGGGATAGCTCATGGTCATCACGAAGCAATCCAGGCGGCCGCAAGCGGTAAAGCAACCTTCGATAACCGCAGAACCGAGACACTTCACACGTTCAAAGGCAACCGCCTCCGCCGCAAAGTTCTTGGAATTCTGGGCATTAATCTTCTGAGGATCGCCCACGTTGAAGTCGCCGTTGCTAACGATGGCATGAGTGGGATTGTCTTCGCGGCTCACATGCACGGGCTTGCCGTTCATGAAAGTTCCCTGGCCCTTGATAGCGGTGAACATCTCGCCCAGCTTGGGCAGGTTGACGCAGGCCACAAGAGGCTTACCCTCAAAGTGGAGCGCAATGGAAATACCCCACAGGGGGATCCCGCGGCTAAAGTTCACGGTTCCGTCTACCGGGTCGATAATCCAGCGGTAACGCGAATCGGAACCTTCAATAACACCCGCTTCCTCGGTACGGATAGAATGGGTGGGGAATGCGGCACGGAGGCCTTCCACAATAAGCTTTTCGCTAGTGACATCGGCAATAGTCACCACGTCCTTGGCCGACTTGTACTTGACGTCACCCAGATTGTTCTGCAGCTCCAGACAGACCTCCCCCGCCTTGCGGGCAAGTTCTTCGGCCACTTTCAAAAATTCAGAAACGTTTTCCATAGAAATCCAATGAATTATCCGGCCTACGGCTTACTCGGGGTAGGCACAGCAACGGAAACCAATCGACGAAGACTTATAGAAAGCCGAAGCTTCGCGATACATGGTCTTCTTCCCCGTCAGGAATACCACCTCGATATGGTCAGGGACATACTTCAGACTGCCACCCAAAGTCTCCAGCCACTTCTCGCCGCCTTTCTTGTACTCGCCATAGGGAGCATAGTCCACACCCACGGAATTGCCGTTGGAATCCTGAACATCAAAGAACTGCAAGGAATCCTTGAAGTCCTTCTTGGTCAGAATCTTGTACAGCGTCCTAGAAGTGTCAGCCGTATACACCGTATCCACTCGAGTACCTTCGCGATAAAGGAACACGGAATCCGTCGTATATTCAGGGCGGGTATAGTAGGGGAAGCTGCGGTTGGTACACAGGGCCTGGGATTCCAGGTCGACGCCACCCATCTTCTTATAGCTGCTACCACGAACCACGACAGAGGTATCTTCGGAGCGGCCCAGCACCCATTCCTGATACTGGCCAGGAAGGTCGAACACGCCCATGGGATTCACGCATCTAGAACTGCGCGTAGCAATAGATGCCGCAGACAAGGAATCGTTGGTCGCCACATTGCAATAGGAATAGAGGTAATCCACGACTCCATCGGAAGCATCTTCCACAACGCCGTAAGATAACGACCCACCAGAAAGGCAAACCAGTTCCCAGTCGCGTTCCTTGCACAGGCTCACCGTAAACCCGCTTGCAGAAATCGAACTACAAGCCTCCAACGCTTCGGAATGCAGGACGTTCACCATGAATTCGCCGGAATCGTTACGGTGTTCATAACGTTCCATGCAGAAGACGCCGGTAGTGTCGGAAGCCTTCACCGCAATAAAGCCCTCGGGGCATTCCACCTGGCTAGCCAGTTCTCCCGGAGAGACCACAACTGTATCGACAAGGGCGATGGAACTGTAGCCAGACCTGTCCACAGCGCGGATTCGCAGGATCAACGTATCGCCGGGAGACACCCAGCGGATCGTATCGGTAACGAATGCGGAAACGCCCTTGGCGCTTACTTCGTCAGCCACGATCTGCACGCTGTCACCGTCTATCTGGTAAAGCTTGTTGTACTGGCAGGTGTCATCCGGGCATTCATGCCTTTCCCACTTGTTGGCACTCTTGTTGAAGGTTTCAATTTCGTAGGTTTCAACGGTATCGTAGCACAGCAACATCAGGCAGTCCTTGGGCAAGGTCAGGACTGAATCCACATCGATATTATGATCTTCCTTCAGCGGGTCTACACTACGGCTCCAGAAAATACGCAGGCGGTTATTGCTATCAAGGCGGGCCATGTTGGGGAACAAGGTATCCTTGAGAGTAAAGATTTTTGTAGGCATCAAGGGTGCAATGGAATCGGTGGTCGAGAAGTCATGCCAGGAACTTTCGGACATGTAATCGTTACCCGCATACTGGGCGTTGGCATCAAAGGCGGTAGACGCAATCTTGTACTTGCTTTCGGCTTTCAGGCCTTCAATCACCAAACTGAA
Protein-coding regions in this window:
- a CDS encoding inositol monophosphatase family protein codes for the protein MENVSEFLKVAEELARKAGEVCLELQNNLGDVKYKSAKDVVTIADVTSEKLIVEGLRAAFPTHSIRTEEAGVIEGSDSRYRWIIDPVDGTVNFSRGIPLWGISIALHFEGKPLVACVNLPKLGEMFTAIKGQGTFMNGKPVHVSREDNPTHAIVSNGDFNVGDPQKINAQNSKNFAAEAVAFERVKCLGSAVIEGCFTACGRLDCFVMTMSYPWDIAAIALLVEEAGGRSTHIDGSEMQFVDAEQVIFSNGLLHEVLVQTVK